The region ATAGATCGTGTTATTGCGTACGTAAAGGTCGTTCATTCCCCACCCTGAGTAGTTCCGGACATTAATGCCGTAATCGCAATTGAAAATTACATTATTGTCGATATTCGTCTGGCCGACGGCAAAGATGCCTTCCGGAGCGTTCCAGACTACGTTGCGGTTGACAATGTTGTTGTCAGCCGGGCTGGTCTGGTCGGTTTTGTAAAGCACAATGCCGGCCTCGTCGCAATTGTAAACTACGTTATCGCGGATCACGTTAAGATATGTGCCGCGTTTGAACTGAATGCCCTTATGGGGATGGCAGTCATGTATCCAGTTGAGTTCTACCAGGCAATGGTCGACCGTCGATAATCCGTCATGGTTGCCGATATAAAGACCCTCGCCAACATCCGTGACATTCCAGATATGACAGCGGCGGATGGTAAGGTAACTCCAGATCTGCCCGGACGGGTTAGCGCTTATCCCAACGCCGGTAATGTCGTGAATCCTTAGATCCTCCATGCGAATATGGTCGCTCGACGTTCGGAATTTAATGCCGTCAATGCCGGAGCCGGCATAGGAATTTGTGATCTCAAATCCCAAAAGTTCCAGATAATGGCAATTGTAGATATCGATTACATTATCATAATTGCTGCCATTTATGATAGCTCCGCTGTTAATCGCCCGAATCGTTATCCAGTCATTGTTCACTCCGTAACGGTCGCTGATATTCCAGTTCATGTTATATGTGCCTGACTGCACGAGCAGTGTGTCACCGGCAACCAGCATGTTCGTATAATTCTGAATTTCCTGAGCGGTCGTAGCGACATAGGTTGTAGCCGGTAAAAATGTGATAAATATCAAAAAGAGTATCCAGAATATAGGCAGAATTTTCGTGCTTGTCATTAGTCCTCCTGGATCATTGATTATACTTAATGACCAGGTTTTGTAAAGACTCCCTTTTGTTGACTTTTCGCCGGCATTTGGTATAATCTCTGCGGTACATCAAAACAAACAAAGGAGCGAAAATGAAATACCATAGAATGATCAAATACACCGCTTTTTTGATCCTGACCGTCGTTTCATCAGTTTTTTCTTCAACTGAAAAGTACTGGCAGGCGGTAGAAGAGGCATTGGCCGACGGCTTGCCCAGAACCGCGGTTGAGAGCCTTGATAAAGTCCTGCAAGTAACCCAGAAAGAGAAAAGATATGATGAGTGGATGCGCGCCTTGTCGGAAAAGGTCGTGATCGAGGCGACGATCCAGGGTAACAAACCCGAAGAGAAGATCCAGCGGTTGAAAATAGAATTCGGCAACGCCGATGAGAATACCCGGCCTTTGCTCCAGGCCGTGCTTGCCCAGTGGTACTGGCACTATTATGACCGCAACCGCTGGCGTTTCATGAACCGCACCGCGACCGAGAACATGTCGGATGACGATTTCACGACCTGGGACCTGCCCAAGATATTCCGTCAAATCGATTCCCTTTACCAGGATATCCTCAAGGAAAGAAGCAATCTCGGCAAGATCCAGGTCCAGTGGTTCCTGGGATTTCTGGAGAAAGGCACAATGCCCGATGATCTCAGGCCCACGCTATATGATTTCATCGCGCAGGAAGCACTGACTTTTTACACGAGCGCCGACCAGGCGGCGGCCAGGCCCGAGGATGCGTTTGACGTCGATGCTAAGTCTGATGCGTTTGCCGCATCAGACGCATTTTTAAAGTACAAGCCCGTGACCGAAGATACCGGCGCCGCCGCGTACAAAGCGCTGACGCTTTACCAGGCGCTCATGGCGTATCACCGGGATGAGGGTAATCCTGAAGCTTTTCTTGACCTTGATATTCAAAGGCTGAGATTTATTAAGAATATCGCCTATGGCGAGGACCGCAACGCGATATTTATCGAGCGCTTGACCAGTATGCTTGAGAAAAATACAAAGCATGAGATATCGTCCATGGGAGCATATTATCTGGCGCAGGCGTGGGCTGAGCAGGGTGATCTGGTCAAAGCGTATGATATCGCTAAACGGTTTTATGACCTGCACCCGAAATCGATCCCGGGTCAATTCTGTTATAATTACATGCTGACCTTGACCGCGAAGTCCTTGCGTTTGTCCGGCGAGGATTGCGTTCCAGCCGGGCCGTCAAAGATCCAGGTCACATACAAGAATTTCACCAAACTATATTTCCGCGTTTACCATGATGACTGGGATGATTTCATGAAAAGGGAATACGGATATCCCAACGAGATCGATTCGGCCAAGATCATGAGTTTGCTTTCCCGCAAGCCGGTGCAGGAATGGGCGGTCGACCTCAAGGCAACCGACGACCTCAAGGAAAAAAATATCGAGCTGGACATACCCGGACTCGCCTCCGGTTATTACCGGATACTGGCGAGCTGGCAGCCGGATTTCAAATCGTCATCCATGGTCCAGCATGCCTGGTTATGGGTGTCCGGCATCACCCTGATATCAAGGACCCATAACGGCATTATTGACGGTCTGGTCCTGGACGCGGTCAGCGGCGAGCCGGTCGCCAATGCAACGGTGACCCAGATCATCCAGAAGGAATGGCGGTTCTATAAATTCGGCACCAGGACCGTTACGGATTCAAGCGGATTCTTTAAATTCGATGGTCCCCAGGAAAGTCAGATCCTGCTCTATATCAAGAAAAACAATGATGCTCTTTTAAAGAGCGACGGCATATACGCTTACCGGGATTACGAGGAGTATGACCAGGAGCAGGCCCTGTTCTTCACTGACCGTTCCCTGTACCGGCCAGGCCAGACCATTCATTTCAAGGGGATCTGCGTATATAATGACAAAGACGGAGTGGACTACCATGTGATCCCCAACCACAAGGTCACGGTCTTTTTCCGCGATGCGAATTACCAGGAGATCGCCAAACTCGAACTGGTATCCAATGATTTCGGCAGTTTCAGCGGCGAGTTCATCGCGCCCGCTGACCGTTTGACGGGCAGCATGTCCATCCAGACCCATGATCCCGAAGGTTATACGTCGGTCCGCGTGGAAGAGTACAAGCGGCCCAAGTTCACGGTGGAACTGGAGACGCCCAAAGATGCGGTTAAGCTAAAGCAGGAGATCGAGATAAAGGGCAAGGCGATCGCCTATACCGGAGCGCCGATCGACAACGCGCAAGTCCGTTTTTCCGTGGTCAGGAACGCTTCTTATCCATACTGGTGGTCGTGGTTCTACCGGTGGTCATCGTATAGTTCATATTCTAATACCAGCCAGCAGATCGCCCACGGCCGGGTCAAGACCGACGCGGACGGCAATTTCACGATAAAGTTCTTTGCCCAGCCGGATCTTAAGCTGTCGCCTGACGATGATCCGATCTTCAATTACTCGATCCATGCCGATGTCGTATCAACCGACGGCGAAACGCGCAGCGCCGACACTTATGTCAGGCTTGGTTATTCGGCGTTATCGATCATGCTGTCCTCGGGCGAAACCCTGGAGGACAACAAGACCTTCCCCTTGATCGTCTCGACCCAGACGCTTGACGGCAATGAACTAAAGTCAAAAGCGGCGCTAAAGATATACCGGCTTAAAGAACCGGCCGAACCGGTCAAGCCGATGCTTTCCTATTATTACTATTATGACTACGGCTACGAAGATAATGAGACCGGAGAAGACGCGGGAAAGGAGTTCGGCGAGAACTGGATGGCATGGCCGCAGGATAAGATCGTGTACGAGACCGGTCTGAGCACCGAACTTACAAATCCCGAGACGCTGGATGTTAAGCTGGAAGCCGGGCTGTACAAGGTGGAATGCACGGCTAAGGACGAGTATGGTAAGGAAGTGAAAGCATTCCTGCCCCTGATGGTCCTGCCCGACTGGAACGAGAAGCAATTCAGCATTAAACTGCCTTCGGTAGTAAAGGTGAGGGAAAACCCGGTCGAGGTCGGCAAGAATGCCCAGGTTATGTGGGGGTCAGGGTATAACCAGGCGCGCTGTTTTATTGAGATCGAGCATGACGGAGCGATCCTGAAACGGTACTGGACACAGCCGGGCATGACCCTGCATTCGTTCAAGTATCCTGTGACGGAAAATTTAAGGGGTGGGTTCACGGTCCACCTAACCCAGGTACGTGAAAACCGCGCTTACATTAACAACCTGCCGGTCTATGTGCCCTGGGACAATAAGGAACTGGAAGTGTCCATCGCGACTTTGCGCGACAAATTACAGCCCGGTGAGAAAGAGACCATGACCCTGGAAATAAAGGGCAAGAAGCAGGAGATAACCGCGGCCGAGATAGTCGCGACCCTTTACGATTTTTCTTTAGACCAGTTCTACCCGCACAACTGGTACGCGTTCAGTTTTTTCAAGTACGACTACAGCCGTTTATACGCCTCGTTCGTGAACAATGCCCAGGGTTACGAGACCTGGCGCTGGTACTGGAACCCGGATGTTTACTACCCGGAAATGACCTATGTCCATTTCCCCGGCTACGTAATAGAAAATTTCTTCTATTATCAGTTCCCTTCCATAAGCAAGGTGATATACAGCGATGAGACGTTCGAAGGCAAGGAGGGCAGGTTCAAGGGCAAGGTGATCGACGTGCGGACCGGCGATCCGCTCGTCAACGCGGTTGTGAGGGTTGAAGATATCGGTCGGTCAGATACGACCGATGAAAAGGGCATGTTTGCGATCAATGAAGTTCCGGCCGGCACCTATAATGTGGTGGCAGAATACCCGGGCTATGATTACAAAAGCGTTGCTGACGTTAAAGTCGTGGCCGGAAAATACACGATCGTTAATTTCAAATTGACGACGAGCACCGATGATTATTATGCAAATGGTGTACCGGGTGCACCACAGCGCGCAATGAATCAATCTGTAACCTTAACCGGCCACGCGGTAGCTGCCGATGAAGTGACTCGAGCGCCGGCAAAAGGCGACGGCGGCGCGCGCGCAGAGGCGCCAGCGCCGGTAACGCTCGCGGCCGGGGAGCTTGGGGCTGATTTCCGGGGACGCGATGGCGGCGGTCTGGTCGCAGGAGGCGGATTGACGCCGATCGACCTTAAGAACGTCGTGATCCGGAAAAATCTGAACGAGACCGCGTTTTTCTATCCGCACCTGCTCATGGATAAGAACGGGATCGTGAAGATCGAGTTCACCATGCCCGAGGCTTTAACCAAGTGGAAATTCCTGGGATTCGCGCACGGCAAGAAATGCGAAAGCGGGGTGGTGAGCGGGTTCACCGTGACCCAGAAAGAACTCATGGTTCAGCCCAATGCCCCGCGGTTTTTGCGCGAAAGCGACACGGTCTTTTTCACGGCAAAAGTCATCAACATGTCGGACAAAACTCTTGAGGGCAAGGTTCAGCTCGATCTCAAGGACTTCATGACCGACCAGCCGGCGAATGAACTGCTGAAAATCGCCGGTCACGTACAGTCTTTCAAGCTCGAAGCCAAGGCGTCCGCGGCGTTCTCATGGCGGTTGTGCGTGCCCAAAGGAACAGGACCTTTGACCTACACGGTCGCGGCAAAGAGCGGTAAGTACTCTGACGGCGAGACCGGCGCCTTGCCGGTTCTGTCCACGCGCATATTCCTGACCGAATCCGTACCGCTCAATATCCGCGGACCAGCGGAAAAGACGTTCACGTTCGAACGCTTAAAGCAGATCGGCGTGTCAAAGACCATGGAGCCGTTCAAGTTCACCCTGCAGATGGCTTCCAACCCGGTGTGGTACGCGATCCAGGCGTTGCCATACCTTGTCGAGTTCCCGTACGAGTGCACTGAGCAGGTGTTCAACCGCTATTACGCGAACAGCCTTGCCGGTCATATCGCGAATTCAGACCTGAGGATCAAGGAGGTCTTTGACCAGTGGCGCGGCACCGACGCCTTGAAATCGAACCTGGAAAAGAACGAGGAACTGAAATCGGTAATGCTTATGGAAACGCCGTGGGTGATCCAGGCGCAGGACGAGACCCAGGCAAAACGCAGTGTCGGGATCCTGTTCGAGGAGAACACGCTGAAGAGCAACCTTAATTCCGCTTTCAACAAGCTGAAGAACTACCAGTACCAGGACGGCTCATGGCCATGGTTCCCGGGCGGTTACCCTGATCCCTATATCACTCTATACATAACCACCGGGTTTGGCCGGTTGCAGCACCTGGGCGTGAAGACCGATGTCTCCCTGGCAATGCAGGCGATCGATTACCTGGACCGGTGGGTCCGCGACATATATGACCATTGCATTAAGTCAGCGAATAACCTGACGCCTATGATCGCGCTGTACCTGTATTGCCGCAGCTTCTACCTGGAATCAAAGCCGCTTTCATCTTATTATAAGGAAGCGGTCGACTATTTTGTAGGACAAGGAGAAGAATACTGGCTGACCCTGGATTCACGGTTAAGCCAGGGATATCTCTCGCTTGCTCTAAACCGGTTTAAAAAACTGGAGATTCCTCAGAAGATACTGGCATCGATAAAAGAACGGAGCGTTTCGGACGAGGAGATGGGCATGTTCTGGCGCGAGGATGAATTGTCGTGGTGGTGGTACCGCGCGCCCATCGAGACCCAGGCGCTCATGATCGAAGCGTTCTCCGAGGTGACGGACGATACGATCGCCATGGAAGACTGTAAGGTCTGGTTATTGAAACAGAAGCAGACCCAGAACTGGCAGACGACCAAGGCCACGGCCGATGCCATATACGCGCTGATACTGCGCGGCACCGACTACCTGGCTAATACGAAACTGGTCGGGGTTACGCTGGGCACAGAACTGGTGAAACCGGAAAATGTGGAGGCAGGAACCGGTTTCTATGAATCAGCATGGAACAAAAGCGAGATCAAACCTGAGTTTTCTAAGGTGACGTTAATTAAAGAAGACAAAGGTATCGCTTGGGGCGGGGTGCACTTCCAGTATTTCGAGGAAATGGATGCGGTCACGACGCACGAAACGAACCTCAAGCTGGACAAGAAACTTTTTGTCAAGCGCGAGACCAAGAAAGGAACGGTCATCGAGCCGTTGAAGGGTCCGCTTAGTGTCGGCGATATTATGACCGTGCGGATCGTGCTCAGGGTCGACCGCGACATGGAATACGTCCACCTCAAGGATATGCGGGGGAGCGGTTTGGAACCGGTCGATGTCCTTTCTTATTACCAATACCAGGATGGTCTTAGATATTATCAGTCGACCAAGGATATCGCGACCCACTTCTTCATTGACTACCTGCCTAAGGGAACATACGTGTTTGAGTACGATCTTCGGGTCCAGTTAAGGGGTAAGTACCAGAACGGCGTTGCCGAGATCCAGTGCATGTACGCTCCCGAATTCAACAGCCATTCGGCAAGCCAGTGGCTGGAGGTGAAGTAAGGAGGGGAGGGGTTGACTTCAATTCGAAAACAGATAAAATAAGATACAGAAAAAAGTACACAAGGAGGTTATATGAGTCTTATACTGATACTCTTGCAGGTCCTGGGAACAGGGCCGCAAAGTCCCTGGTTCCCGGGGATCACGGGTACTGGCGGACCAGATGCTTACGGATACCGCTGGATCGACAGCGATACCACCGGTGGGCCGGCTTACGGATGGATCAATATCAAAGGGATTGGAACCGAGATCACAGGTCTGGCCGATGATAACACCGCGGGACCATTCAGTGTCGGTTTTGACTTACCGTATTATTGGTACACGGTCAATTCTTTTTTTGTCGGGTCCAACGGGTATATCGCGTTCGGTGACAATACCCTGGAAGCGCATCCATTCCAGACATTCCCCAGTCCGACCGGACCAAACAACACCCTGGCACCGCTCATGGCTGACCTTGACCATTCAGTGGGGAACGCGACATGCTGGTACTGGACCAATGCTGCTCAAGACACCTGTATCGTCCAGTATGACAGTGTGCAATTCTGGAATGTGGGCACAAGCTGCAATACTTTTGAGATCATCATGAGCCGCGCTGACAGCGCGATCCTTTTCCAGTACCAAACCCAGAACGGAACTGCGCCGGGCGGCGGCAATAACCTGACCGTCGGGATCGAGAATGTCTCGGGCACGCTCGGCCTGCAGTACTTGCACGATAACGTGCCGGCGGGCAACGCGCTGCATAGCATGCTGGCGATCCGCTTCTATCCGCCGACATCGACGTCATACCAGGTCCATGACATCGCGGTGTGGAGCATGATGAACGATGTTTCCGGCGGGTTCTTTGTCTACAACAACGATCCGGTCGATTTCTGGGGTGAGATAAAGAATACCGGAAATCAGACGGAAGCGGCATTCAACGTGTTCTGCCAGGTTCGTAATTCCGGCAATACGGTTATTTATGCCGATACGATAAACGTCGCGTCGCTCGCGCCTGGGGCCGTGGATACCCTGCAGTTCACACCGACCTTCAGCACGACCACGGACGGCGTATACCGGCTGAGGGTAAAATCGTTATTGACCGGCGACATGACGCCCTCGAACGATTCTCTGATCACCGAGTTCAGGGTCGTTACCTATCCGGTGCAGCTGCAACATGACCGTAATGTAGTTGATGCCGGATACGCATGGAACGGAATCAACTCGGGTTATGGAGCGGAATTTACTCCTCCACGTTACCCGACCAAGATCAACACTGCTAATTTCTATGTGGCGCAGCAGACGTCGAACCCGCCGGTGCATGTTCAGATTATCGATGATGACGGCAGTAACGGCGATCCGGGCACGATACTATTTGATTCACTGGTTACGGTTTACGATTCGGGCTGGTACAATATCGATCTGGCTCCTTACAATTTACAGGTGACATCCGGCACGTTCTACATCGGCTGCATCAGCGAGTACGCGTCTGATCCTTATATGGGTATGGACACGATCGGCGTCGCGAACAAAAGGACCTGGGAATACACTGGTTCCTGGGCGCCGTATCGAGACGGCCAAAGACAGGACGTGATGATCCGGGCAATGGTCGACTTTGGCACCGGCGTTGCAGAACTGACGCCGAAAGCCGGCGACAATGGGGTTAGGATCTACGCTCAGCCCAATCCGTTCAACCGGATAACCGCGATCACCTGTCTTCCCAATACCAGGACGCTGAAGATCTACGACGCGGCCGGCAGGATGGTGCGGCGCGTTGATAATCTCGGCTCTAGCGAATACAGCTGGGATGGCTGTAACGACCGCGGCGTGAAACTGAGCCCTGGGATCTATTTTGGCGTGACCAATAACCAGGAGATCTTAAAGCTCATCATCGCACGATAAAGTCTAACACACTAAACAAAAAAGGGGCGCT is a window of bacterium DNA encoding:
- a CDS encoding right-handed parallel beta-helix repeat-containing protein, translated to MTSTKILPIFWILFLIFITFLPATTYVATTAQEIQNYTNMLVAGDTLLVQSGTYNMNWNISDRYGVNNDWITIRAINSGAIINGSNYDNVIDIYNCHYLELLGFEITNSYAGSGIDGIKFRTSSDHIRMEDLRIHDITGVGISANPSGQIWSYLTIRRCHIWNVTDVGEGLYIGNHDGLSTVDHCLVELNWIHDCHPHKGIQFKRGTYLNVIRDNVVYNCDEAGIVLYKTDQTSPADNNIVNRNVVWNAPEGIFAVGQTNIDNNVIFNCDYGINVRNYSGWGMNDLYVRNNTIYHCAVACLRLDDWNTAGSEMVSINNACYQDSLSMSAIQVPDGPGPGIILNNRHYGQSQTSGSILGKPPSLEFINPGIIPGNIDLYPLNGSSLRDSGTSVYGAPVDDFNLRNRPFNAIWDVGAYEWSQNTNPGWPIHEDFKDIDYGTEETKAAFDTGKRTRSSVSVDGYAFLHLPDGVRITIFNIAGMTVHQSGPIGKDFYRWHAANAAAGIYFYAIADRTGNIIEYGRILLIK
- a CDS encoding carboxypeptidase regulatory-like domain-containing protein, with the protein product MKYHRMIKYTAFLILTVVSSVFSSTEKYWQAVEEALADGLPRTAVESLDKVLQVTQKEKRYDEWMRALSEKVVIEATIQGNKPEEKIQRLKIEFGNADENTRPLLQAVLAQWYWHYYDRNRWRFMNRTATENMSDDDFTTWDLPKIFRQIDSLYQDILKERSNLGKIQVQWFLGFLEKGTMPDDLRPTLYDFIAQEALTFYTSADQAAARPEDAFDVDAKSDAFAASDAFLKYKPVTEDTGAAAYKALTLYQALMAYHRDEGNPEAFLDLDIQRLRFIKNIAYGEDRNAIFIERLTSMLEKNTKHEISSMGAYYLAQAWAEQGDLVKAYDIAKRFYDLHPKSIPGQFCYNYMLTLTAKSLRLSGEDCVPAGPSKIQVTYKNFTKLYFRVYHDDWDDFMKREYGYPNEIDSAKIMSLLSRKPVQEWAVDLKATDDLKEKNIELDIPGLASGYYRILASWQPDFKSSSMVQHAWLWVSGITLISRTHNGIIDGLVLDAVSGEPVANATVTQIIQKEWRFYKFGTRTVTDSSGFFKFDGPQESQILLYIKKNNDALLKSDGIYAYRDYEEYDQEQALFFTDRSLYRPGQTIHFKGICVYNDKDGVDYHVIPNHKVTVFFRDANYQEIAKLELVSNDFGSFSGEFIAPADRLTGSMSIQTHDPEGYTSVRVEEYKRPKFTVELETPKDAVKLKQEIEIKGKAIAYTGAPIDNAQVRFSVVRNASYPYWWSWFYRWSSYSSYSNTSQQIAHGRVKTDADGNFTIKFFAQPDLKLSPDDDPIFNYSIHADVVSTDGETRSADTYVRLGYSALSIMLSSGETLEDNKTFPLIVSTQTLDGNELKSKAALKIYRLKEPAEPVKPMLSYYYYYDYGYEDNETGEDAGKEFGENWMAWPQDKIVYETGLSTELTNPETLDVKLEAGLYKVECTAKDEYGKEVKAFLPLMVLPDWNEKQFSIKLPSVVKVRENPVEVGKNAQVMWGSGYNQARCFIEIEHDGAILKRYWTQPGMTLHSFKYPVTENLRGGFTVHLTQVRENRAYINNLPVYVPWDNKELEVSIATLRDKLQPGEKETMTLEIKGKKQEITAAEIVATLYDFSLDQFYPHNWYAFSFFKYDYSRLYASFVNNAQGYETWRWYWNPDVYYPEMTYVHFPGYVIENFFYYQFPSISKVIYSDETFEGKEGRFKGKVIDVRTGDPLVNAVVRVEDIGRSDTTDEKGMFAINEVPAGTYNVVAEYPGYDYKSVADVKVVAGKYTIVNFKLTTSTDDYYANGVPGAPQRAMNQSVTLTGHAVAADEVTRAPAKGDGGARAEAPAPVTLAAGELGADFRGRDGGGLVAGGGLTPIDLKNVVIRKNLNETAFFYPHLLMDKNGIVKIEFTMPEALTKWKFLGFAHGKKCESGVVSGFTVTQKELMVQPNAPRFLRESDTVFFTAKVINMSDKTLEGKVQLDLKDFMTDQPANELLKIAGHVQSFKLEAKASAAFSWRLCVPKGTGPLTYTVAAKSGKYSDGETGALPVLSTRIFLTESVPLNIRGPAEKTFTFERLKQIGVSKTMEPFKFTLQMASNPVWYAIQALPYLVEFPYECTEQVFNRYYANSLAGHIANSDLRIKEVFDQWRGTDALKSNLEKNEELKSVMLMETPWVIQAQDETQAKRSVGILFEENTLKSNLNSAFNKLKNYQYQDGSWPWFPGGYPDPYITLYITTGFGRLQHLGVKTDVSLAMQAIDYLDRWVRDIYDHCIKSANNLTPMIALYLYCRSFYLESKPLSSYYKEAVDYFVGQGEEYWLTLDSRLSQGYLSLALNRFKKLEIPQKILASIKERSVSDEEMGMFWREDELSWWWYRAPIETQALMIEAFSEVTDDTIAMEDCKVWLLKQKQTQNWQTTKATADAIYALILRGTDYLANTKLVGVTLGTELVKPENVEAGTGFYESAWNKSEIKPEFSKVTLIKEDKGIAWGGVHFQYFEEMDAVTTHETNLKLDKKLFVKRETKKGTVIEPLKGPLSVGDIMTVRIVLRVDRDMEYVHLKDMRGSGLEPVDVLSYYQYQDGLRYYQSTKDIATHFFIDYLPKGTYVFEYDLRVQLRGKYQNGVAEIQCMYAPEFNSHSASQWLEVK
- a CDS encoding FlgD immunoglobulin-like domain containing protein, coding for MSLILILLQVLGTGPQSPWFPGITGTGGPDAYGYRWIDSDTTGGPAYGWINIKGIGTEITGLADDNTAGPFSVGFDLPYYWYTVNSFFVGSNGYIAFGDNTLEAHPFQTFPSPTGPNNTLAPLMADLDHSVGNATCWYWTNAAQDTCIVQYDSVQFWNVGTSCNTFEIIMSRADSAILFQYQTQNGTAPGGGNNLTVGIENVSGTLGLQYLHDNVPAGNALHSMLAIRFYPPTSTSYQVHDIAVWSMMNDVSGGFFVYNNDPVDFWGEIKNTGNQTEAAFNVFCQVRNSGNTVIYADTINVASLAPGAVDTLQFTPTFSTTTDGVYRLRVKSLLTGDMTPSNDSLITEFRVVTYPVQLQHDRNVVDAGYAWNGINSGYGAEFTPPRYPTKINTANFYVAQQTSNPPVHVQIIDDDGSNGDPGTILFDSLVTVYDSGWYNIDLAPYNLQVTSGTFYIGCISEYASDPYMGMDTIGVANKRTWEYTGSWAPYRDGQRQDVMIRAMVDFGTGVAELTPKAGDNGVRIYAQPNPFNRITAITCLPNTRTLKIYDAAGRMVRRVDNLGSSEYSWDGCNDRGVKLSPGIYFGVTNNQEILKLIIAR